One window of the Dehalococcoidales bacterium genome contains the following:
- a CDS encoding N-acetyltransferase family protein, whose amino-acid sequence MFTIRKAEIRDLLAITEIYNQAVLHTTATFDTAGKTVEEQRVWFDQHGPKYPILVAQEGDLIVGWASMSEWSDRCAYSITAEVSVYIREGHMHLGLGRKLSVAILKAGKAAGLHTAIARIATENAVSIKLAKSLGYKDIGVMKEVGKKFGRLLDVTMMQIMFR is encoded by the coding sequence ATGTTTACCATTCGCAAAGCGGAAATCAGGGACCTGTTGGCCATCACGGAGATTTATAACCAGGCGGTCCTGCACACCACCGCCACCTTCGATACCGCCGGCAAGACGGTGGAGGAACAAAGGGTCTGGTTTGACCAGCACGGCCCCAAGTATCCCATTTTGGTGGCGCAGGAGGGCGACCTAATCGTCGGCTGGGCGTCCATGAGCGAATGGTCGGACCGCTGCGCCTATTCCATTACGGCGGAAGTCTCGGTGTATATCCGGGAAGGGCACATGCACCTGGGGCTCGGCCGCAAGCTCTCGGTAGCTATCCTGAAGGCGGGCAAGGCAGCCGGACTCCATACCGCCATCGCCAGGATTGCCACGGAAAACGCGGTCAGCATCAAGCTGGCTAAATCACTGGGCTACAAAGACATCGGGGTGATGAAAGAGGTGGGGAAGAAGTTCGGGCGGCTGCTGGACGTCACCATGATGCAGATAATGTTCCGCTAG
- a CDS encoding (Fe-S)-binding protein, which yields MSGTVIAFIIVFVLAVAFFVYSCYRRFGLVLKGRPDNRFNAIPRRFWNMLYYAFGQRRVVKKPFGINHFVLFWAFMILLVSNTEFLLNGLFPSLSFSNLPDGAYFTLALIFDIMSLLALLAVVLAVIRRLFFPPPYVEARSRDAFIILGLVAGLMIAFFGLNACEIAGGVDRAGAYMPVANLVAGWLPAGAAGLDTAANVLWWIHAVILLSFLNYLPYSKHMHVLTSIPNCFFKSLDKINTQGREEFKKGNTFGVGQVAQFPWKGLFDSYSCTECGRCSDNCPATFTGKSLQPRLVIHDIKMNLLETGKKDAKELPLIGGEGEGSVSEDVIWQCTTCGACMEVCPVFIEHVPRIVDMRRNLVEMKSKFPDELLTLFENMEQRSNPWGIAPAERTKWAADITVPSYEAGKTDYLFYVGCAGAFDARNRKTTLSLAKIFDKSGISWGTLGRDEMCCGDSVRRLGNEYVFDTMAQANVKMFKEKGVKKIITQCPHCFSTLKNDYKQYGVELEVVHHTELINQLIHDGKIKLNPAAELGNVVYHDSCYLGRYNGIFDAPREVISAATGQAPAEMARNRDKGFCCGAGGGRMWMEEKEGSLINVARVEEALKQNPDTVCVACPYCMTMFDDGLKDKEASEKVQVLDLAEIVAKALGD from the coding sequence ATGTCCGGAACCGTAATAGCGTTTATTATCGTTTTCGTCCTGGCGGTGGCTTTCTTCGTTTATAGCTGCTACCGGCGCTTCGGGCTGGTCCTGAAAGGCCGGCCGGACAACCGCTTCAACGCTATCCCGCGGCGTTTCTGGAACATGCTCTATTACGCCTTCGGCCAGCGGCGCGTGGTGAAAAAGCCTTTCGGCATCAACCACTTCGTGCTGTTCTGGGCTTTCATGATTCTTTTGGTCTCCAATACGGAGTTTTTGCTTAACGGACTGTTTCCCAGCCTGAGCTTCTCCAACCTGCCGGACGGCGCCTATTTCACCCTGGCTTTAATCTTCGATATCATGTCCCTGCTGGCGCTGCTGGCGGTAGTCCTGGCCGTTATCCGCCGCCTCTTTTTCCCGCCCCCTTACGTGGAGGCGCGCAGCCGGGACGCCTTTATTATCCTTGGCCTGGTGGCGGGGCTGATGATTGCCTTCTTCGGCCTGAACGCCTGTGAAATCGCCGGCGGCGTGGACCGCGCCGGTGCCTATATGCCCGTCGCCAACCTGGTCGCCGGCTGGCTGCCGGCGGGGGCCGCCGGCCTGGACACGGCGGCAAATGTCTTGTGGTGGATTCATGCCGTTATCCTGCTTTCCTTCCTCAACTACCTGCCTTACAGCAAGCACATGCACGTGCTTACCTCCATCCCCAACTGCTTCTTCAAGAGCCTGGACAAAATCAATACCCAGGGTCGTGAGGAGTTCAAGAAGGGCAATACCTTCGGGGTGGGGCAGGTCGCGCAATTCCCCTGGAAAGGGCTGTTCGACTCCTATTCCTGCACCGAGTGTGGCCGCTGTTCGGACAACTGCCCGGCCACCTTTACCGGCAAGTCCCTCCAGCCGCGGCTGGTGATACATGATATCAAGATGAACCTGCTGGAGACCGGCAAGAAAGACGCTAAAGAGCTGCCGCTCATCGGGGGAGAAGGGGAGGGGAGCGTTTCCGAGGATGTTATCTGGCAGTGCACCACCTGCGGCGCCTGCATGGAGGTCTGCCCGGTCTTTATCGAGCACGTGCCGCGGATAGTGGACATGCGGCGTAACCTGGTGGAAATGAAGTCCAAGTTCCCGGACGAGCTGCTCACCCTTTTCGAGAACATGGAGCAGCGCAGCAACCCCTGGGGCATCGCGCCGGCGGAGCGCACCAAGTGGGCGGCGGATATTACCGTGCCGTCTTACGAGGCCGGCAAGACGGACTACCTGTTTTACGTGGGCTGCGCCGGGGCGTTCGACGCCCGCAACCGCAAGACGACGCTCTCCCTGGCGAAAATATTCGATAAGTCCGGTATTTCCTGGGGCACCCTTGGCCGCGACGAAATGTGCTGCGGCGATAGCGTGCGCCGCCTCGGCAACGAGTATGTTTTCGATACGATGGCCCAGGCCAACGTTAAAATGTTCAAGGAAAAAGGCGTTAAAAAAATTATCACCCAGTGCCCGCACTGTTTCAGCACGCTGAAGAACGACTATAAGCAATATGGCGTGGAGCTGGAAGTCGTTCACCACACCGAGCTGATTAACCAGCTTATCCATGACGGTAAAATCAAGCTGAACCCGGCGGCGGAGCTGGGCAATGTCGTCTATCATGACTCCTGCTACCTGGGCCGGTATAACGGTATCTTTGACGCCCCCCGCGAGGTTATCAGCGCGGCCACCGGTCAGGCGCCGGCGGAAATGGCACGCAACCGGGACAAGGGCTTTTGCTGCGGCGCCGGCGGCGGCCGCATGTGGATGGAAGAAAAAGAAGGCTCGCTGATCAACGTGGCGCGGGTGGAAGAAGCTTTAAAGCAAAACCCGGATACCGTCTGCGTGGCCTGCCCCTACTGCATGACCATGTTCGATGACGGCCTGAAAGACAAAGAAGCCTCGGAAAAGGTGCAGGTGCTGGACCTGGCGGAAATCGTCGCCAAAGCGCTGGGGGATTAA
- a CDS encoding Zn-ribbon domain-containing OB-fold protein, with translation MEQKLYFKDYNEALKQNRILGLKCHSCGALTVPPKMACRQCAGFDLEVTEVKGSGKIKTFTTVYVAAEGRESEIPYILVMVELDEGPWLMGNLEGIDPKTATMALIGRPVKMGNKIFAGDKYSAGEAARPVFSLVE, from the coding sequence ATGGAACAGAAACTCTATTTCAAAGACTACAATGAAGCCCTGAAACAGAACCGGATACTCGGGCTGAAATGCCACTCCTGCGGCGCTTTGACCGTGCCGCCCAAGATGGCCTGCCGGCAGTGCGCCGGGTTCGACCTGGAGGTGACGGAGGTGAAGGGCAGCGGCAAGATAAAGACGTTCACCACCGTTTACGTGGCGGCGGAAGGGCGGGAAAGCGAAATACCCTATATTTTAGTAATGGTGGAACTGGACGAAGGGCCGTGGCTCATGGGCAACCTAGAGGGCATCGACCCCAAGACGGCCACCATGGCGCTAATCGGCCGGCCGGTGAAGATGGGCAATAAAATCTTTGCCGGGGATAAGTACTCCGCCGGCGAGGCCGCCCGGCCGGTCTTCAGTCTGGTGGAATAA
- a CDS encoding glycerol-3-phosphate acyltransferase gives MNIVIIIGSLLAGYIIGSFPTAYIMARLRKGVDIREVGSRNLGAMNVFYKVGFAEGLLVLLLDIGKGALGVAVAHWLGAGLLVEMFAGVAVVLGHGFPVFLRFRGGRGGASCIGVLVYFMPWGTPIFLGVFLLGMAITRFPTLSYSLAFICFPFIGWLIHHQWELVVYSVCLPVVPLLKYIPRIIEMRRKGGSWKHVFYRKSLHDRL, from the coding sequence TTGAATATTGTAATCATTATCGGTTCTCTGCTGGCCGGTTATATAATCGGCTCTTTTCCCACCGCCTATATTATGGCCCGCTTAAGGAAGGGCGTGGATATCCGCGAGGTAGGCAGCCGCAACCTGGGCGCGATGAATGTTTTCTACAAGGTCGGTTTCGCCGAAGGGCTGCTGGTATTGCTATTGGATATCGGCAAGGGCGCCCTGGGGGTGGCCGTGGCGCACTGGCTGGGCGCGGGGCTGTTGGTGGAGATGTTTGCCGGCGTGGCCGTGGTGCTGGGGCACGGGTTTCCGGTCTTCCTCAGGTTCCGGGGCGGGCGGGGCGGCGCTTCCTGCATCGGGGTGCTGGTCTATTTCATGCCCTGGGGCACGCCCATTTTCCTCGGGGTTTTCTTACTGGGCATGGCGATTACGCGTTTCCCCACCCTGAGCTATAGCCTGGCCTTTATCTGTTTCCCGTTCATCGGCTGGCTTATCCATCATCAGTGGGAGCTGGTGGTATATTCCGTATGCCTGCCGGTGGTGCCGCTGCTCAAGTATATCCCGCGCATTATCGAGATGCGGCGTAAGGGAGGCAGCTGGAAGCACGTGTTCTACCGTAAAAGCTTGCATGACCGGCTGTAA
- a CDS encoding electron transfer flavoprotein subunit alpha: MPEEPKKIKRPRGKARLIPGKCIACGARCQAECPFDAVTMNDKGEPVIDVVKCTGCQRCVKICPAQALEIIYTPEEQKILDELAKQKAAAPAPEPEIVPVDPRLEKLKEYKGVWVFTEHTEGKPAEVSWELLGVGAELAKARHAELCSVVLGDKVENLCTEAFAYGAARAYLVDDPVLHYYRTESYYKTLCYLIEKYKPEIVLVGATGLGRDLAGAVATRLHTGLTADCTGLSIDDKGFLLQTRPAFGGNIMATILTEFTRPQMSTVRPHVMPMPAKDASRRGAIVRETTPVKEADIAAKVLEIISDENLDSVDVAAAEIIVSGGRGMCNADNYKILQALADELHGVVACSRAAVEAGWMPLERQVGQTGKTVRPKIYIACGISGAIQHLVGMQDSDTIIAINRDKNAPIFEVATFGIVGDLFQVIPAITAYVREARQRKAAGKTA, translated from the coding sequence ATGCCAGAAGAACCGAAGAAAATAAAACGCCCCCGCGGCAAAGCCCGGCTCATCCCCGGCAAGTGCATCGCCTGCGGCGCCCGCTGCCAGGCGGAATGCCCATTTGACGCCGTTACCATGAACGATAAGGGCGAGCCGGTTATCGACGTTGTAAAGTGCACCGGCTGCCAGCGCTGCGTTAAGATTTGCCCCGCCCAGGCGCTGGAAATCATCTATACCCCGGAAGAGCAGAAAATCCTGGACGAGCTGGCCAAGCAAAAAGCCGCCGCGCCCGCCCCGGAACCGGAAATTGTTCCCGTCGACCCCCGCCTGGAGAAACTCAAGGAATACAAGGGGGTCTGGGTCTTTACCGAGCATACCGAGGGCAAGCCCGCCGAGGTCTCCTGGGAGCTTTTAGGGGTGGGGGCGGAGCTGGCTAAAGCCCGGCACGCCGAGCTTTGTTCCGTCGTCCTCGGGGATAAGGTGGAGAACCTCTGTACGGAGGCCTTTGCCTACGGCGCGGCCAGGGCCTACCTGGTGGACGACCCCGTTCTCCACTATTACCGGACGGAATCATATTATAAAACGCTTTGCTATTTGATTGAAAAGTACAAGCCGGAAATCGTGCTGGTGGGCGCTACCGGGCTGGGCCGGGACCTGGCCGGGGCGGTAGCCACCAGGCTGCATACCGGCCTTACCGCCGACTGCACCGGGCTTTCCATCGACGATAAGGGATTTTTATTGCAGACGCGTCCCGCTTTCGGCGGCAATATCATGGCCACCATTTTAACGGAGTTCACCCGGCCGCAGATGTCCACGGTGCGGCCTCACGTTATGCCCATGCCGGCTAAAGACGCCTCCCGCCGCGGCGCTATCGTCCGGGAGACCACGCCGGTCAAGGAAGCGGACATCGCCGCCAAGGTGCTGGAAATCATCAGCGATGAAAATCTGGACAGCGTGGACGTGGCCGCCGCGGAAATTATCGTTTCCGGCGGGCGCGGCATGTGCAACGCGGATAATTATAAAATTCTCCAGGCGCTGGCGGACGAACTGCACGGCGTGGTAGCCTGTTCCCGCGCCGCCGTGGAAGCTGGCTGGATGCCCCTGGAAAGACAGGTAGGGCAGACCGGCAAGACCGTCCGGCCCAAGATTTACATCGCCTGCGGCATCAGCGGCGCCATCCAGCACCTGGTGGGCATGCAGGACTCGGACACCATTATCGCCATCAACCGGGATAAAAACGCCCCTATCTTCGAGGTTGCCACTTTCGGCATCGTCGGCGACCTTTTCCAGGTGATACCGGCTATCACCGCTTATGTCCGGGAGGCCCGGCAGCGTAAAGCCGCCGGAAAAACAGCTTAA
- the surE gene encoding 5'/3'-nucleotidase SurE, which translates to MNILVTNDDGIQAESIWALVRELKKIARVTVAAPDGERSAIGTAVTLFHALHVHEVCAPEDGVKAYAIDGSPSDCVILALGKLIADEVDIVVSGINPNVNLGEDVYISGTVGAAMQGYFRGLPALAVSAPLGSRTGLKAGAKVAAMLAQKMVAASPAKIFLNLNVPDRPLEEVRGVAITRLARASHINSVAEDNRGDVKQYRLVRERLMASAIEGTDIHAIEKGDISITALYTNLLDKPPLRLLKKLRSELAHELGKE; encoded by the coding sequence GTGAACATACTCGTCACCAATGATGACGGCATCCAGGCGGAAAGCATCTGGGCGCTGGTACGGGAGCTGAAAAAGATTGCCCGGGTAACGGTAGCGGCCCCGGACGGCGAAAGAAGCGCCATCGGCACGGCGGTGACGCTGTTCCACGCGCTGCACGTCCATGAGGTATGCGCCCCGGAGGACGGGGTAAAAGCCTACGCCATCGACGGATCACCGTCCGACTGCGTTATCCTCGCTTTAGGCAAGCTGATTGCGGACGAGGTGGACATCGTGGTTTCCGGCATCAATCCCAACGTGAACCTGGGGGAGGATGTCTATATCTCCGGGACGGTGGGCGCCGCCATGCAGGGCTATTTCCGCGGCCTGCCCGCCCTGGCGGTATCCGCGCCGCTGGGAAGCAGAACCGGGCTGAAAGCGGGCGCAAAAGTAGCCGCCATGCTGGCGCAGAAGATGGTCGCCGCCAGTCCGGCCAAAATATTCCTCAACCTGAACGTGCCGGACCGGCCCCTGGAGGAGGTGCGGGGGGTGGCAATAACGCGCCTGGCCCGCGCCAGCCACATCAACTCCGTGGCCGAGGACAACCGGGGTGATGTGAAGCAGTACCGGCTGGTGCGGGAAAGGCTGATGGCCTCCGCCATCGAGGGGACGGACATCCACGCCATCGAGAAGGGGGACATCTCCATTACCGCGCTCTACACCAACCTGCTGGACAAACCGCCGCTGCGCCTGCTGAAAAAGCTACGCAGCGAGCTCGCCCACGAACTGGGGAAAGAATAG
- a CDS encoding tyrosine-protein phosphatase, giving the protein MVEQLSRLIEFEGVLNFRDLGGYQARGGKTVAWRRIFRSGEMHLMTDADTARFKEELQIKTVIDLRSARRVALTGSGRVRETGAEYHNLPFSMIVEGDIDSQVLERFSSAGEIYYYRIRLKEYAQRLLTALEIIAAAGNYPLVFHCNAGKDRSGMLAAVLLGALGVADEDIIRDYTLTAPFMKAFIARWDADPATADVHRNIPAYQKKADAASMALLLNMIKKDYGSVADYLAIQGAETSLVSRLEEALLV; this is encoded by the coding sequence ATGGTCGAACAACTATCCCGTCTCATCGAGTTTGAAGGCGTGCTCAATTTCCGCGACCTCGGTGGGTACCAGGCGCGCGGGGGGAAAACGGTGGCGTGGCGGCGTATTTTCCGCAGCGGCGAAATGCACCTGATGACGGACGCGGACACCGCCCGGTTTAAAGAGGAGCTACAGATCAAGACGGTTATCGACCTGCGGAGCGCGCGGCGGGTGGCGCTGACGGGCAGCGGGCGGGTGCGGGAGACCGGGGCCGAATACCATAACCTGCCGTTCAGCATGATTGTCGAGGGGGACATAGACAGCCAGGTGCTGGAGCGCTTTTCCAGCGCCGGAGAAATATACTACTACCGGATACGCCTGAAGGAATACGCGCAGAGACTGCTGACAGCCCTGGAAATAATCGCCGCCGCCGGGAACTACCCGCTGGTGTTCCACTGCAACGCCGGTAAAGACCGCTCCGGCATGCTGGCGGCCGTTTTACTGGGGGCGCTGGGCGTGGCGGATGAAGACATTATCCGGGACTACACGCTGACCGCGCCTTTCATGAAAGCGTTCATCGCCCGGTGGGACGCCGACCCGGCCACGGCGGATGTTCACCGGAATATACCGGCATACCAGAAAAAAGCCGACGCGGCGTCCATGGCGCTGCTGCTCAACATGATTAAAAAGGACTACGGCTCGGTGGCGGACTACCTGGCAATACAGGGGGCGGAGACGTCCCTCGTTTCCCGGCTGGAAGAAGCGCTGCTGGTCTAG
- a CDS encoding tyrosine-protein phosphatase, whose amino-acid sequence MTEVFSRHLRLESVANFRDIGGYRARGGKTVAWRRVFRSGEFSRINDKDFKRVVEELGLASVVDLRSSLEVESHGLGPLKEAGLKYRNISFMPEGGDPAANERRFNGITNLGDFYLYLVQEKTFNARLIEALEIIAAPENHPLVFHCAIGKDRTGILAAVLLDLLGVEKTDIIEDYALSGPYMAELIQHFNREQSTAPTRPPIPDVFWGAVPESMSLFLSSLYRDYGSGEGYLKAQGADPSLKQRLEDALLI is encoded by the coding sequence ATGACCGAAGTTTTTTCCAGGCATTTGAGATTGGAGTCCGTGGCCAACTTCCGCGATATCGGGGGATACCGGGCGCGCGGGGGGAAAACAGTGGCCTGGCGCCGCGTTTTCCGCAGCGGCGAGTTCTCCAGGATTAATGATAAAGACTTCAAGCGGGTGGTAGAGGAGCTGGGACTGGCATCCGTGGTGGACCTGAGGAGCAGCCTGGAGGTGGAAAGCCACGGCCTGGGACCGCTGAAAGAGGCCGGGCTCAAGTACCGGAATATCTCTTTCATGCCGGAAGGCGGCGACCCCGCCGCCAACGAGCGGCGCTTTAACGGGATTACCAACCTGGGCGATTTTTACCTGTACCTGGTACAGGAAAAGACCTTTAACGCGCGCCTTATCGAGGCGCTGGAGATAATCGCCGCTCCGGAGAACCACCCCCTCGTCTTTCACTGCGCCATCGGCAAAGACCGCACCGGCATCCTGGCGGCGGTGCTTTTAGACCTCCTGGGCGTGGAGAAAACGGATATCATCGAGGACTATGCCCTGTCCGGCCCTTACATGGCAGAGCTTATACAGCACTTCAACCGGGAGCAGTCGACAGCGCCCACCCGCCCGCCGATACCCGATGTCTTCTGGGGCGCCGTGCCGGAATCCATGTCCCTGTTCCTGTCCAGCCTCTACCGCGACTACGGCTCCGGCGAGGGCTACCTGAAAGCGCAGGGGGCGGACCCGTCACTGAAGCAGCGGCTGGAAGACGCCCTGCTAATCTAA
- the acpS gene encoding holo-ACP synthase — MQHHIGTDIIEIERIRRAIERYGERFLNRVYTRDELEIYGHHAHSLAASFASKEAVMKVLGTGNRGVAWREIETLYHPTGKPLIRLNGRAQQAAEKLGIKEIDVSLSHSKDNAIATAIGSC; from the coding sequence ATGCAGCACCACATCGGCACGGACATCATAGAAATCGAGCGCATCCGGCGGGCCATCGAGCGCTACGGGGAGCGTTTCCTCAACCGCGTTTACACCCGGGACGAGCTTGAGATTTACGGGCACCACGCCCACTCGCTGGCGGCCAGTTTCGCCAGCAAAGAAGCGGTGATGAAAGTGCTGGGCACCGGCAACCGCGGCGTGGCCTGGCGGGAAATAGAAACGCTTTACCACCCCACCGGCAAACCGCTCATCAGACTCAACGGCCGGGCGCAACAGGCGGCGGAAAAACTGGGGATAAAAGAGATAGACGTGAGCCTGTCACACTCAAAAGATAACGCCATCGCCACGGCGATTGGTTCTTGCTGA
- a CDS encoding electron transfer flavoprotein subunit beta/FixA family protein, producing MLIVTCVKQVPDTTQVKVDPVTGTLIREGVPFIMNPYDTHALEESLRLKDKYGFRVAVISMGPPSAEVTLRKTIAQGADEAILLSDRVFGGADTLATSMVLTGAIKKLAEKEELAIIMCGRQTIDGDTAQVGPGIATRLGCSQLTLVDRVEEVDLKSKIIKVRRKLEGRHEIVTSPLPVMIAVLREINTPRYPNVPMRLMAADAPVVLWDNKAMKMDETTIGLKGSATQVRKIFSPERVKGEILGQETDKPEDTAKLLISRMIEKDLLSL from the coding sequence ATGCTGATAGTCACCTGCGTCAAACAAGTACCTGATACCACTCAGGTTAAAGTAGACCCCGTAACTGGCACCCTCATCAGAGAAGGCGTGCCTTTTATCATGAACCCCTATGATACCCACGCCCTGGAGGAGAGCCTGCGTCTCAAGGACAAGTACGGCTTCCGCGTGGCGGTCATTTCCATGGGCCCGCCCAGCGCCGAGGTAACGCTGCGCAAGACGATAGCCCAGGGCGCCGATGAAGCCATTTTACTCTCCGACCGTGTTTTCGGCGGGGCGGATACGCTGGCCACCAGCATGGTCCTGACCGGCGCCATCAAGAAACTGGCGGAAAAAGAAGAGCTGGCCATCATCATGTGCGGCCGCCAGACCATTGACGGCGATACCGCCCAGGTAGGCCCCGGCATCGCCACCCGCCTCGGCTGCTCCCAGTTAACACTGGTCGACCGCGTGGAAGAGGTGGACTTAAAGTCGAAGATAATCAAGGTGCGGCGCAAGCTGGAAGGCCGCCATGAAATCGTTACCTCCCCCCTCCCCGTCATGATTGCCGTGCTGCGGGAAATCAACACCCCCCGCTATCCCAACGTCCCCATGCGCCTGATGGCCGCGGACGCCCCGGTGGTGCTCTGGGACAACAAGGCCATGAAAATGGACGAGACCACCATCGGCCTCAAGGGTTCGGCCACCCAGGTGCGCAAGATATTCTCGCCGGAAAGAGTCAAAGGCGAGATTCTCGGCCAAGAGACGGATAAGCCGGAAGACACCGCTAAATTATTGATCAGCCGGATGATAGAAAAGGACTTGCTGTCCCTGTAA
- the nadE gene encoding NAD(+) synthase translates to MDKAELAGKLADWIKARVDAAGGKGVVFGLSGGIDSAVVAALCVRAFPKNSLGVIMPCHSLDEDEKHAGLAAQKFAVPTETVALDGIFDAYLKILPDFTSDPSLTRLAQANLKARLRMTALYFTANRRQYLVVGSGNRSELTVGYFTKHGDSGVDLLPLGNLVKKEVRELARCLEVPTVIITKAPSAGLWAGQTDEAEMGFTYEALDEYILTGRAPADLKKRIEGMRAAAAHKCATPPVPDF, encoded by the coding sequence ATGGATAAAGCAGAACTGGCGGGGAAGCTGGCGGACTGGATTAAAGCCAGGGTTGACGCCGCCGGCGGCAAGGGGGTGGTTTTCGGGCTGAGCGGCGGCATCGATTCCGCGGTGGTGGCGGCGCTATGCGTCCGGGCTTTCCCGAAAAACAGCCTGGGGGTAATCATGCCCTGCCACAGCCTGGACGAGGACGAAAAACACGCCGGGCTGGCGGCGCAAAAGTTTGCCGTTCCCACCGAGACGGTTGCCCTGGACGGTATATTCGACGCTTATTTGAAAATATTGCCTGATTTTACGTCCGACCCGTCACTTACCCGGCTGGCACAGGCTAACCTTAAAGCCAGGCTGCGGATGACCGCCCTGTACTTTACCGCCAACCGGCGGCAATACCTGGTGGTAGGCTCCGGCAACCGCAGCGAGCTGACGGTAGGCTATTTCACCAAGCACGGCGATAGCGGCGTGGACCTGCTGCCGCTGGGCAACCTGGTAAAAAAAGAGGTCAGGGAGCTGGCGCGCTGCCTGGAAGTACCAACGGTCATCATCACTAAAGCGCCCTCGGCGGGGCTCTGGGCGGGGCAGACCGACGAAGCCGAAATGGGCTTTACCTATGAAGCACTGGACGAATATATCCTGACGGGCCGGGCGCCCGCCGACCTGAAAAAGCGCATCGAGGGGATGAGGGCGGCGGCCGCCCACAAATGCGCTACCCCGCCGGTGCCGGACTTCTAA
- a CDS encoding amidohydrolase encodes MPTDLILKNANVITMDPARPRAELAAVSGDAIFFTGGNDEAARLTGRGTRVIDCGGRTLVPGFNDAHLHLFSLARKLLSIDLSPAAVRSVEDIKETVRRKAEKTPPGAWISGTDYNEFYLEGRRCPTRADLDEVAPDHPVVLSHRSLHACVLNSKALELAGIGRDTPEPEGGRIERDLATGEPNGALIDMLGYVRSKIVSPITPREMDRAVGEADKVFLSYGITSFTEATVSNDTGRWETVCGFVLDRKLRSRVTMMAGAPYREEFRERGLKTGSGDSLMQLGAVKIMPEVTPEPAELNELVLDCHRRGWQIAVHAIAESTVEAAVAALENAAKYSPASGQRHRIEHCAECPPALLERMKKLGAVIVTQPPFIYYSGERYLATVPESQLPWLYRLKTPLEKGVMVAGSSDAPVVPNNPLTGIYAAVTRRAESGQALLPEEKITPEQSLALYTVNAAYASFEENIKGSLAPGKLADMIILSADPTRVPPEEIKDIKVEMTIIGGEVVWEK; translated from the coding sequence ATGCCTACCGACCTTATTCTGAAAAACGCCAACGTTATCACGATGGACCCCGCCCGACCCCGCGCGGAGCTGGCGGCGGTCTCCGGCGACGCTATTTTCTTTACCGGCGGCAATGATGAAGCGGCGCGGCTGACCGGCCGCGGCACCAGGGTTATCGACTGCGGCGGCCGGACGCTTGTCCCCGGCTTTAACGATGCCCACCTTCACCTCTTTTCCCTGGCGCGAAAGCTCTTGAGCATCGACCTTTCTCCGGCGGCGGTGCGTTCAGTAGAAGATATTAAAGAAACGGTACGCCGTAAAGCGGAAAAGACACCCCCCGGCGCCTGGATTAGCGGCACGGACTATAACGAGTTTTACCTGGAAGGCCGGCGCTGCCCCACCCGCGCCGACCTGGACGAGGTCGCCCCGGACCACCCGGTAGTGTTGAGTCACCGCTCCCTCCATGCCTGCGTGCTTAACTCCAAAGCTTTAGAGCTGGCGGGCATTGGCCGGGACACGCCGGAGCCGGAAGGCGGGCGCATCGAGCGTGACCTGGCCACCGGCGAGCCCAACGGCGCGCTTATCGATATGCTGGGCTACGTCCGCTCCAAAATTGTCTCCCCCATCACCCCCCGGGAAATGGACCGGGCGGTAGGGGAGGCCGATAAAGTATTCCTTTCTTACGGCATCACCTCTTTTACCGAGGCCACCGTCAGTAATGATACCGGCCGCTGGGAGACGGTCTGCGGCTTTGTCCTCGACCGCAAACTGCGCAGTCGCGTCACCATGATGGCCGGCGCGCCGTACCGTGAGGAGTTCCGGGAGAGGGGACTCAAGACCGGTTCCGGGGATAGCCTGATGCAGCTGGGGGCGGTGAAAATCATGCCGGAAGTCACGCCGGAGCCGGCGGAGCTGAACGAGCTGGTGCTGGATTGCCACCGCCGGGGGTGGCAGATAGCCGTCCACGCTATCGCGGAAAGCACGGTAGAGGCCGCTGTTGCCGCGCTGGAAAATGCCGCTAAATACTCTCCGGCTTCAGGGCAGCGGCACCGTATCGAACACTGCGCTGAATGTCCCCCCGCTCTTTTGGAGCGGATGAAAAAATTAGGGGCGGTTATCGTTACCCAGCCGCCGTTTATCTACTACAGCGGCGAGCGCTACCTGGCCACGGTGCCGGAATCCCAGCTTCCCTGGCTTTACCGCCTTAAAACACCGCTGGAAAAGGGTGTGATGGTGGCCGGCAGCTCGGACGCGCCGGTGGTGCCGAATAACCCCCTCACCGGTATTTACGCCGCGGTAACCCGCCGGGCGGAGTCCGGCCAGGCTTTGCTGCCGGAGGAAAAAATCACGCCGGAGCAGTCCCTGGCGCTTTACACGGTCAACGCCGCCTACGCCTCTTTCGAGGAGAATATCAAAGGCTCGCTGGCGCCGGGCAAACTGGCGGATATGATTATCTTAAGCGCCGACCCCACCCGCGTCCCCCCGGAAGAGATAAAAGACATTAAAGTGGAAATGACCATCATCGGCGGGGAAGTGGTGTGGGAAAAATGA